The Hyphomicrobiales bacterium genomic sequence CGACAGGGCGCGCAGCATGGCGATGTCGCGCCAGTTGAGATCGGCGTTGAGCACGAGCGCATTGTAGCCGTCGCTCTCCGCCTCCTTGCCCCAAACCGCCATGAACAGAGCTTCGAGCCGGCCATCGAGTTCGTCGGTCAGCTCGATTGGCACACCGCCGCGCCGCTCAAGGCTCATGTCGTGCAGGAAGATTTCGCCCTGACCGCCCGACGGCTCGATCTTGTAGGTCCGCTCGTTGATGACGCGGAAGCCCATCTGTTCCAGGATCGGCACGCGCTCCGACAGCGGGATCGGCCATGTCCGGTTATACAGCTTGAGGCTCACCCGGGCGCCGGCGTCTCCCTTGCGCAGATAGAAGTCGATGCCGGTCGGCTCGTCCGCCGACATCTTTTCGATGATGCGCAGATCCTTCAGCGTCGCCTTGTGGGTGAACGCCTCGCGATAGGCCGCGGAAAAGGCATGCGCGTAGCGCTCGAACAGCGTGCGCGCGGTCTCCGGATCGAACCCCGACTTGAGCGCAACGCGGAAGCCGTCGGCCCAGGTGCGCATCAGATCCGAGATCGCCGCCTCGATCGCCTCCTGGTCCGGGCTCGGCGTCTCGCCCTTGTAACGGCCAATGATGAAATGGACACGCGCCAGCCCCTGATCGAGGAACACCACCGACCAGGCGGAGATGACGCCGTCATACAGGCCCGACAGCAATTCGCCGATCTTGAAGCGCACATCGGTCGTGTAGTGATCGCGCGGCACGAAGACGAGCACGGAAACGAAGCGGTCGAATTTGTCGCGTCGTGGCAGCACCCGCACGCGCGGCCGCTCGAACAGCTCCAGGATCGCCATCGCATTGTCGAACAGGATCTGTTCGTCGCCCTGGAAGAACTCGTCGCGCGGATAGGATTCCAGCACGTTGAGCAGCGCCTTGCCGGAATGGCTGGCGGGATCGTAGCCGGCCTGGGTGAGGATGCGGTCGACCTTGCGCCGGATATAGGGAATGGTGCGCGTCGAGCGGGTGTAGGCGGTCGAGGTGAACAGACCGACCATCCTCAGTTCGCCGGACAGCTGACCGTCCTCGCCAAACAGCTTGACGCCGATATAGTCCATGTGGACCCGGCGATGGACACGCGACTTCACATTCGCCTTGGTGATGATGAGAAGTTCCGGCCGCATCAGGAAGTCGCGGATCTCCGGCGTCATGGTCACCAACTCGGAGCCACGCCTGAGAACCTTCACGTTGGCATCGCGCAGCAGACCGAGACCGGTCGCCTTGTCGCTGGCCATCACGCCCTGGGTGGCATCGCCCTGATAGATGTAGTCGCGCACGCCGAGGAAGGTGAAATTGGCATCGACCAGCCATTCCATGAACTGGATCGCCTCGGCCAGTTCATCGACCGGCAGCGGCGGTGGCGTCTCCTTGTAGCTGGCCAGCACCTCCTTGACCCGCGCCATCATCGGCTGCCAGTCCTCGACCGCCTGGCGGACCTCGCCGAACAGGCTCTCCAGACGGGCAACCAGCTGCTCGCGCTCGCTGAGCGAGTCGATCCGCGACACATGAACCGCGATGACGCTTTCGCGCGCGAAGCCTTTGTCGGCTTCGCGGCTCGCCAGACCGCCGAAATCCGTCAGCTTGCCCTTCTTGTCGCGCTTGATGGCAACGACCGGATGCAGAACCAGTTGCACCTCGATCCCGGCATCGTGCAGTTCGCCCATCACCGAGTCGACGAGGAACGGCATATTGTCGTTGATCACCTCGATCGCCGTCACCGCCTGATGGGCCGTGCCCGCGCCGTCGAAATCGGGATTGTGGATGTGCACGGCGGGACTACCGGCAACGCGGCCTGCCATCGTCTTCCACAGGCTCTCGGCAAAGGCAGCCAGTTCGGCCGGCGTGTAAGTCACCAGATCCTGCGCGGCGCCGCGTTCGTAGATCGCTTCGGCAAATGCCGCAATCGACGGCGTCTTTTCATGCGCCTTGCGCAGCAGCGCGGCGGCGGCATCGACACGCACTTCTTTTTCCGCGTCCTTGAGGTCGGGCATGGGCATTCCTCCTGGTCGGCAACGCCTTTTGGCCTCACGTCCCACCGGACGCTTGAACCGGCCACGGCATTGCTCGGGCCATGCCGCGGCGGCGGACGACCCGAATGCTGTTGGACCCTGGACCCGGCGACACCGGCTTGCCTGAGGGCGGCGACAACCATCGACCGGGTGCGGTCATCATGTCGCAGCGAGGTTAACCGAATCGTCACCGGCCCGACAGGGGAAACACCCGTCATTTTGATCGCTTGAACAATCCGTGATCGCGCAGGCAAAAGACCGCGCCGAGCCCGCCCGCACAGGCGCGCTCCACTTTTCCCGCGGCGCCCGCTTCCCGGCGCGGTACGCTTTGCTCTACAACAGTGGAAACGCCGAACGAGGCGACAACGATAATCACCAGGGGGAAAGAACCGATGTCCGAAGATCCGATCCGCCAGCAGGGCCGCGAACGCTCTGTCATCGCACTCGATCTGCCGATGGCCGATCTGAGCGAGGATACCAGGGCCTATTTCGACAAATGCGACGAGAAGCTCGGCCTCGTGCCCAACGTGCTGAAGGCCTACGCCTTCGACGAAGCCAAGCTGAACGCCTTCAGCATGCTCTACAACGACACCATGCTGGCGCCATCCGGCCTATCGAAGCTGGAGCGCGAGATGATCGCCGTCGTCGTCTCCTCGATCAACCATTGCCACTACTGCATCGTCGCCCATGGCGCCGCCGTGCGGCAGTATTCCGGCGATCCCGAGCTCGGCGAGCTGATGGCGATCAACTACCGCGCCGCCGAACTGTCGCCGCGCCACCGCGCCATGCTCGACTTCGCCACCAAGCTGACCGAAACGCCGGCCAAGATGGGCGAGGCCGACCGTCAGGCGCTGCGCGACGTCGGCTTCAGCGAGCGCGACATCTGGGATGTCGCCGCCGTCGTCGGCTTCTTCAACATGTCCAACCGCATGGCCTCGGCGACCGCGATGGAGCCGAACCCGGAATACCACGGCCAGTATCGCTGACCGCAACCGACAAAAGCGCACCTAAGAGCCCCCGCCTCGTGCGGGGGTTTATTTTTGGGCACACACACGCAACACCTGTATATCTATTAGCTATTTCTACTATTGCGTGTTTTTGCGATGCGGCTACACTCCCTCGCGGGTTCATTGGGAGGGTTCAGTCATGTTGGCGGAGTTCTGGGAGTTTTTCGGTCAGGCGGACCGCATGGCGGTGATCATGATCACCGGTATCTTCATCATCGTGGCAGGCTTCGTCATCGCTCTGCTGCGCGGTCACCACCTCGGCAACGCCTTCGTCATCGGTCTTGGTGTCATCCTCGCCGGGGCGCCGATCATCTCGCATTTCAGCCTGACGCCCACCGGCGGCTTCACAGTGAAGATGCAGGAATTGACGGAAGACGTGTCGCGTCTCGCCAAGACCAACAAGGCGGCCATCGCGGATCTCAAGAACGCTGTCTCGGCGATCAACACGGCACTGGTGAAGATCGAACCGATCATGAAATCGAAGATCACCTTCTCCGAAATCCGCACCATGCCGCCATCCGGCCCCGAGCACGTGGCGGCCAGTCCGGATATCGGCAGCCTCGAGGATGAATACGCGCGGCAACTGTCGACCATCACCGGCAAGATCTCCACGCTGGAAACCACGCTCAAGCAATCCGACACATTGCAGGACAAGGTGGAGCGCAGCCTGATGGAACTGAACAGCGCCGTTTCGCGCTGAGCGGCCCCTCAGCGGCCGGCGTGGGTCTTGACCTTGCCGCCCGCAGGCGTCATGACGAGGGCAACAAACGCCTTCTCAAGAAATCCGCAGGGTTCCATGGACAAGTTCACCACGCTGACCGCCGTCGCTGCTCCCATGAAGCTGATCAATATCGACACCGATATGATCATCCCCAAGCAGTTCCTGAAGACGATCAAGCGCACCGGCCTCGGCAAGTCGCTGTTCTACGAAATGCGCTTCG encodes the following:
- a CDS encoding alkylhydroperoxidase, yielding MSEDPIRQQGRERSVIALDLPMADLSEDTRAYFDKCDEKLGLVPNVLKAYAFDEAKLNAFSMLYNDTMLAPSGLSKLEREMIAVVVSSINHCHYCIVAHGAAVRQYSGDPELGELMAINYRAAELSPRHRAMLDFATKLTETPAKMGEADRQALRDVGFSERDIWDVAAVVGFFNMSNRMASATAMEPNPEYHGQYR